The Cherax quadricarinatus isolate ZL_2023a chromosome 20, ASM3850222v1, whole genome shotgun sequence genome has a window encoding:
- the LOC128700658 gene encoding probable G-protein coupled receptor B0563.6 isoform X1, with translation MMDRNTGNLTRENPENYNFDPRILDVHAWAYGVLSPVIISVGVVGNLLTILILMNPKFKAGVTYKYFLILAASDLVALLFSVSVFVHIIHEATLVYATAVWYSYLEDFLANVPLSTSVFTVICITIDRFYSICRPTKFSTIHNEKFARKALLGSLILSVIVWLPVCFLKTPVEVDDCESSYFVPPDNRTWWVACMVHDTLTEPLYLVYSWGRQTIVTFIPLALMIVLNIMTIKGFIRVSKKRKEMKNNSVLSSAAPTLSSATEVTHSHDRNLIRLLFAVVVTFFITMVPAGVFNAMYSEYLTSDFEYEVFRALANDLEILNHALNFYMYILCSSQIRLTCRALIRRCFSCSSSVSAFACMQHPE, from the exons ATGATGGATAGGA ATACTGGAAACCTGACCCGTGAGAACCCGGAAAATTACAACTTTGACCCCAGGATTTTGGACGTCCATGCCTGGGCTTACGGTGTACTCAGTCCAGTCATCATCTCAGTCGGCGTGGTGGGTAACTTACTCACCATCCTAATACTCATGAATCCCAAATTTAAAG CAGGTGTGACGTACAAGTACTTCTTGATCCTTGCTGCAAGTGACTTGGTAGCTCTGCTCTTCTCAGTGTCTGTGTTTGTGCACATCATCCACGAAGCCACTCTCGTCTACGCCACAGCTGTCTGGTACTCTTACTTAGAAGATTTTTTGGCCAACGTCCCACTGAGCACTTCGGTATTCACTGTCATATGTATAACAATTGATCGCTTCTACTCCATCTGTCGCCCGACCAAATTCTCGACTATACACAATGAAAAATTTGCCCGCAAAGCGCTTCTCGGGTCACTGATATTATCTGTTATTGTCTGGTTACCCGTTTGTTTTCTTAAGACGCCGGTGGAAGTTGATGACTGTGAATCTTCTTATTTTGTACCTCCTGACAACAGAACTTGGTGGGTGGCGTGCATGGTACATGACACCCTGACAGAACCTTTGTATCTAGTTTATTCATGGGGCAGACAGACTATCGTAACATTTATTCCACTTGCTTTAATGATTGTTTTGAACATCATGACAATCAAAGGGTTTATCAGAGTCAGCAAGAAAAGAAAAGAGATGAAAAACAACTCTGTTTTAAGCAGTGCCGCACCGACTCTCTCTTCAGCAACTGAAGTCACACACAGCCACGACCGTAACCTGATTCGACTTCTGTTTGCAGTAGTAGTGACATTCTTCATCACCATGGTGCCTGCGGGAGTCTTCAATGCTATGTATTCCGAATACCTAACTTCTGATTTCGAATACGAAGTGTTTAGGGCTCTAGCAAATGACCTAGAAATTCTTAATCATGCTCTGAACTTCTACATGTACATATTATGCAGCAGTCAAATTCGGCTGACATGCAGGGCACTTATCCGACGATGTTTTTCTTGCAGTTCATCAGTGTCTGCCTTCGCATGTATGCAGCACcctgaatag
- the LOC128700658 gene encoding probable G-protein coupled receptor B0563.6 isoform X2: protein MMDRNTGNLTRENPENYNFDPRILDVHAWAYGVLSPVIISVGVVGNLLTILILMNPKFKGVTYKYFLILAASDLVALLFSVSVFVHIIHEATLVYATAVWYSYLEDFLANVPLSTSVFTVICITIDRFYSICRPTKFSTIHNEKFARKALLGSLILSVIVWLPVCFLKTPVEVDDCESSYFVPPDNRTWWVACMVHDTLTEPLYLVYSWGRQTIVTFIPLALMIVLNIMTIKGFIRVSKKRKEMKNNSVLSSAAPTLSSATEVTHSHDRNLIRLLFAVVVTFFITMVPAGVFNAMYSEYLTSDFEYEVFRALANDLEILNHALNFYMYILCSSQIRLTCRALIRRCFSCSSSVSAFACMQHPE from the exons ATGATGGATAGGA ATACTGGAAACCTGACCCGTGAGAACCCGGAAAATTACAACTTTGACCCCAGGATTTTGGACGTCCATGCCTGGGCTTACGGTGTACTCAGTCCAGTCATCATCTCAGTCGGCGTGGTGGGTAACTTACTCACCATCCTAATACTCATGAATCCCAAATTTAAAG GTGTGACGTACAAGTACTTCTTGATCCTTGCTGCAAGTGACTTGGTAGCTCTGCTCTTCTCAGTGTCTGTGTTTGTGCACATCATCCACGAAGCCACTCTCGTCTACGCCACAGCTGTCTGGTACTCTTACTTAGAAGATTTTTTGGCCAACGTCCCACTGAGCACTTCGGTATTCACTGTCATATGTATAACAATTGATCGCTTCTACTCCATCTGTCGCCCGACCAAATTCTCGACTATACACAATGAAAAATTTGCCCGCAAAGCGCTTCTCGGGTCACTGATATTATCTGTTATTGTCTGGTTACCCGTTTGTTTTCTTAAGACGCCGGTGGAAGTTGATGACTGTGAATCTTCTTATTTTGTACCTCCTGACAACAGAACTTGGTGGGTGGCGTGCATGGTACATGACACCCTGACAGAACCTTTGTATCTAGTTTATTCATGGGGCAGACAGACTATCGTAACATTTATTCCACTTGCTTTAATGATTGTTTTGAACATCATGACAATCAAAGGGTTTATCAGAGTCAGCAAGAAAAGAAAAGAGATGAAAAACAACTCTGTTTTAAGCAGTGCCGCACCGACTCTCTCTTCAGCAACTGAAGTCACACACAGCCACGACCGTAACCTGATTCGACTTCTGTTTGCAGTAGTAGTGACATTCTTCATCACCATGGTGCCTGCGGGAGTCTTCAATGCTATGTATTCCGAATACCTAACTTCTGATTTCGAATACGAAGTGTTTAGGGCTCTAGCAAATGACCTAGAAATTCTTAATCATGCTCTGAACTTCTACATGTACATATTATGCAGCAGTCAAATTCGGCTGACATGCAGGGCACTTATCCGACGATGTTTTTCTTGCAGTTCATCAGTGTCTGCCTTCGCATGTATGCAGCACcctgaatag
- the LOC128700658 gene encoding probable G-protein coupled receptor AH9.1 isoform X3 has product MNPKFKAGVTYKYFLILAASDLVALLFSVSVFVHIIHEATLVYATAVWYSYLEDFLANVPLSTSVFTVICITIDRFYSICRPTKFSTIHNEKFARKALLGSLILSVIVWLPVCFLKTPVEVDDCESSYFVPPDNRTWWVACMVHDTLTEPLYLVYSWGRQTIVTFIPLALMIVLNIMTIKGFIRVSKKRKEMKNNSVLSSAAPTLSSATEVTHSHDRNLIRLLFAVVVTFFITMVPAGVFNAMYSEYLTSDFEYEVFRALANDLEILNHALNFYMYILCSSQIRLTCRALIRRCFSCSSSVSAFACMQHPE; this is encoded by the exons ATGAATCCCAAATTTAAAG CAGGTGTGACGTACAAGTACTTCTTGATCCTTGCTGCAAGTGACTTGGTAGCTCTGCTCTTCTCAGTGTCTGTGTTTGTGCACATCATCCACGAAGCCACTCTCGTCTACGCCACAGCTGTCTGGTACTCTTACTTAGAAGATTTTTTGGCCAACGTCCCACTGAGCACTTCGGTATTCACTGTCATATGTATAACAATTGATCGCTTCTACTCCATCTGTCGCCCGACCAAATTCTCGACTATACACAATGAAAAATTTGCCCGCAAAGCGCTTCTCGGGTCACTGATATTATCTGTTATTGTCTGGTTACCCGTTTGTTTTCTTAAGACGCCGGTGGAAGTTGATGACTGTGAATCTTCTTATTTTGTACCTCCTGACAACAGAACTTGGTGGGTGGCGTGCATGGTACATGACACCCTGACAGAACCTTTGTATCTAGTTTATTCATGGGGCAGACAGACTATCGTAACATTTATTCCACTTGCTTTAATGATTGTTTTGAACATCATGACAATCAAAGGGTTTATCAGAGTCAGCAAGAAAAGAAAAGAGATGAAAAACAACTCTGTTTTAAGCAGTGCCGCACCGACTCTCTCTTCAGCAACTGAAGTCACACACAGCCACGACCGTAACCTGATTCGACTTCTGTTTGCAGTAGTAGTGACATTCTTCATCACCATGGTGCCTGCGGGAGTCTTCAATGCTATGTATTCCGAATACCTAACTTCTGATTTCGAATACGAAGTGTTTAGGGCTCTAGCAAATGACCTAGAAATTCTTAATCATGCTCTGAACTTCTACATGTACATATTATGCAGCAGTCAAATTCGGCTGACATGCAGGGCACTTATCCGACGATGTTTTTCTTGCAGTTCATCAGTGTCTGCCTTCGCATGTATGCAGCACcctgaatag